The Arachis duranensis cultivar V14167 chromosome 2, aradu.V14167.gnm2.J7QH, whole genome shotgun sequence genome has a window encoding:
- the LOC107475698 gene encoding protein ROOT PRIMORDIUM DEFECTIVE 1-like — MGIHIMKVLIKQKHSFGFSISIRSKTTSAQYVASRVRDPTFEKLMDKYKSLFKVIAIQDLILANPRNPSVSIDFLSRLSQKLHLNRGATSFLRKFPHIFQIYYDPSKLQPFCRLTDAALDVSKQEEMAINSSLPMVVDRLVRILSMSASKTVPLRAIFKVWRELGLPDNFEDSVISANPSVFKLCDAHEPNTHLLKLVEGVPRNGFRAAIEDWRVVECCKEDCNVRTELQFSFKHGYPPGMKLGKNFKAKVKEWQTLPYVGPYEVVVVEKKKSKAALMAMEKRAVSIVHEFLSLTVEKMVEVEKISQFRKWFGIDFNIRDLFLDHPGIFYLSTKGKRHTVFLREAYERGCLIEPNPVYVARRRLLDLVAMGRRGRSSINSNLQDESSSNDNDDIGEEEK, encoded by the coding sequence ATGGGAATCCACATTATGAAAGTTTTGATCAAACAGAAGCACTCATTTGGTTTCTCAATCTCCATTCGATCAAAAACTACGTCGGCTCAGTATGTGGCCTCGAGAGTTCGAGACCCTACATTTGAGAAGCTCATGGACAAGTACAAGAGCCTCTTCAAAGTCATTGCCATTCAAGATCTCATCCTCGCAAACCCCAGGAATCCGTCCGTGTCCATTGACTTCCTCTCCAGGCTCTCCCAGAAACTCCATCTCAACCGCGGTGCCACTTCCTTCCTCCGCAAGTTTCCTCACATCTTCCAAATTTATTATGACCCCTCCAAGTTGCAGCCTTTTTGCAGGCTCACAGATGCTGCTCTTGATGTTTCCAAGCAGGAAGAGATGGCTATTAATTCTTCTTTGCCAATGGTGGTTGATCGATTGGTTCGGATATTGTCCATGTCTGCGTCCAAGACAGTTCCCCTTCGCGCGATTTTCAAGGTCTGGAGGGAGCTTGGTCTGCCTGATAATTTCGAGGACTCAGTTATATCTGCAAATCCTAGTGTTTTCAAGCTGTGTGATGCTCATGAACCTAACACTCATTTGTTGAAGCTGGTTGAAGGTGTTCCTCGAAATGGTTTTAGAGCAGCCATTGAGGATTGGAGGGTTGTTGAGTGCTGCAAGGAGGATTGCAATGTAAGGACAGAATTGCAGTTCAGTTTCAAGCACGGGTATCCTCCAGGGATGAAACTAGGCAAGAATTTCAAGGCCAAGGTGAAAGAATGGCAGACTTTGCCATATGTTGGGCCTTATGAGGTGGTTGTGGTGGAGAAAAAGAAGTCTAAGGCAGCATTGATGGCCATGGAGAAACGAGCAGTGTCAATTGTTCACGAGTTCCTAAGTTTAACTGTGGAGAAGATGGTAGAAGTTGAAAAGATCAGCCAATTCAGAAAATGGTTTGGGATTGACTTCAACATAAGGGACCTGTTCTTGGATCATCCCGGGATCTTCTATCTATCAACAAAGGGGAAACGACATACCGTTTTCTTGAGGGAAGCTTATGAACGAGGTTGTTTAATTGAACCAAATCCTGTATATGTTGCAAGGAGAAGGCTTCTTGATCTTGTTGCTATGGGACGTCGTGGTCGTTCTTCTATTAATTCGAATTTGCAGGATGAAAGCAGCAGCAACGACAATGACGACATTGGAGAAGAGGAAAAATAG